From Desulfovibrio intestinalis, one genomic window encodes:
- a CDS encoding undecaprenyl-diphosphate phosphatase, with protein sequence MDNLLTALILSIVEGLTEFLPVSSSGHLILVGDLLGFVGEKAATFDVVIQLGAILAVVVLYWKRFWGLVRPQPYVRFAGMRGITLLILTSLPACVLGLLLHSYIKEYLFRPSTVLIALVVGALCMIFVEKRKFKTTCISLDDMTPKLALGIGCFQCLALWPGFSRSAATIMGGMLLGAKRPLAAEYSFIAAVPIMVAATGYDLLKNLSMFTSADIPFFLVGMIGSFVSALLAVKIFVALVGRMTLVPFAIYRLLIAPFVYYFMVN encoded by the coding sequence ATGGATAACTTGCTCACTGCCCTGATTCTGAGCATTGTTGAGGGACTGACAGAATTTTTGCCGGTATCTTCATCCGGGCACCTTATTCTTGTTGGCGACCTGCTCGGCTTTGTAGGTGAAAAGGCAGCCACGTTTGACGTTGTTATTCAGCTTGGGGCCATTCTTGCCGTTGTGGTGCTTTACTGGAAGCGTTTTTGGGGCCTTGTGCGGCCTCAGCCTTATGTGCGCTTTGCTGGCATGCGCGGCATTACGCTGCTTATTCTTACGTCGCTGCCAGCCTGCGTACTTGGCTTGCTGCTGCACTCCTACATCAAGGAATACCTGTTCCGCCCGTCCACCGTGCTTATTGCCCTGGTCGTGGGTGCCCTGTGCATGATTTTTGTTGAAAAGCGCAAGTTCAAGACCACCTGCATCAGCCTTGACGACATGACGCCCAAACTGGCGTTGGGTATAGGCTGCTTCCAGTGCCTTGCCCTCTGGCCCGGATTTTCGCGCTCTGCGGCGACCATTATGGGCGGTATGCTTTTGGGAGCCAAAAGACCTTTGGCGGCGGAGTATTCCTTTATCGCGGCTGTGCCCATTATGGTGGCGGCCACAGGCTACGACCTGCTGAAAAATCTGAGCATGTTCACCTCCGCCGACATTCCTTTCTTTCTGGTGGGCATGATTGGTTCTTTTGTGTCGGCTTTGCTGGCTGTTAAGATTTTTGTGGCTCTGGTGGGGCGTATGACTCTGGTTCCCTTTGCCATTTATCGGCTGCTGATCGCGCCCTTTGTGTATTATTTTATGGTGAACTGA